One Azospirillum brasilense DNA window includes the following coding sequences:
- a CDS encoding M16 family metallopeptidase produces the protein MTIQLTTLANGFRVLTDHLPHLGTVTSGVWVGVGARNERPAVNGIAHFLEHMIFKGTESRDALGIALEIENRGGEFNAYTDYDVTAYYTQMAAKHVDISCEIIGDIVLNSVFPEEEVEKERGVVIQEIGRYADEPEDVVYEALRRTAFDGQALGRPILGPKENVAGFGREHLFDYVSHYDPRRMVYVVSGNVDHGTVVRRAEALFGHLTAKDDPFQETVVNKGGAALLKRDAEQVHFMAAFPGVGTEDSASYALRHLANILGGGMTSRLFQEIREKRGLVYSVYAAPIQYADGGALSFYAGTGPEEVAELVPVFFEELRKARDGVTAVELERSKEQMRFSVGKSLESTMRRADRFARTLLRTGEVRTIEQIFERIDAVTPEDVAAAANRVFAGPMAVSAVGKLDHLPSYEDMQGMLKAA, from the coding sequence CGGGGCGCGCAACGAACGGCCGGCGGTGAACGGCATCGCCCATTTCCTGGAGCACATGATCTTCAAGGGAACGGAAAGCCGCGACGCGCTGGGCATCGCGCTGGAGATCGAGAACCGCGGCGGCGAGTTCAACGCCTACACGGACTACGACGTCACCGCCTATTACACGCAGATGGCCGCCAAGCACGTCGACATCTCCTGCGAGATCATCGGCGACATCGTCCTGAACTCCGTCTTCCCGGAAGAGGAGGTTGAGAAGGAGCGCGGCGTTGTCATCCAGGAGATCGGCCGCTACGCTGACGAGCCGGAGGATGTGGTCTACGAGGCGCTGCGCCGCACCGCCTTCGACGGGCAGGCGCTGGGCCGCCCGATCCTCGGCCCCAAGGAGAACGTCGCGGGTTTCGGGCGGGAGCACCTGTTCGACTATGTGTCCCATTACGATCCGCGCCGCATGGTCTATGTGGTGTCCGGCAACGTTGATCACGGCACCGTGGTGCGCCGGGCGGAGGCGCTGTTCGGTCATCTGACCGCCAAGGACGATCCGTTCCAGGAGACGGTCGTCAACAAGGGCGGTGCGGCGCTGCTGAAGCGCGACGCCGAACAGGTGCATTTCATGGCGGCCTTCCCCGGTGTCGGCACCGAGGATTCGGCGAGCTACGCGCTGCGCCACCTCGCCAACATCCTGGGCGGCGGCATGACCTCGCGCCTGTTCCAGGAGATCCGGGAGAAGCGCGGGCTGGTCTATTCGGTCTACGCCGCGCCCATTCAGTATGCGGACGGCGGGGCGCTCAGCTTCTACGCCGGCACCGGGCCGGAGGAGGTGGCCGAACTGGTGCCGGTCTTCTTCGAGGAACTGCGCAAGGCCCGCGACGGCGTGACCGCGGTGGAATTGGAGCGGTCGAAGGAGCAGATGCGTTTCTCGGTGGGCAAATCGCTGGAATCGACGATGCGCCGCGCCGACCGCTTCGCCCGCACCCTGCTGCGCACCGGCGAGGTGCGGACCATCGAGCAGATCTTCGAGCGCATCGACGCTGTGACGCCGGAGGATGTGGCGGCGGCGGCCAACCGCGTTTTCGCCGGCCCGATGGCGGTGTCCGCGGTCGGCAAGCTGGACCATCTGCCATCCTACGAGGACATGCAGGGGATGCTGAAGGCGGCGTAA
- a CDS encoding DUF2125 domain-containing protein — MRVRKILGFAVLALALLAGAYSVWWWQAAAAVERGVLAWMDEQRTAGTVVAHGGLSVGGYPFTIRAALEAPHLATRDVEWRGARLVAEAPPWNHTRIALSLPGEQRVTVVQPSQPPFTLIARDGGRGHVGLTLTGQPVEARLAFTNLVAQPEALPVPIAALDLTASQPAAPPASHSDTGLSVTLEARGATLPEGAPDSLGREVQRLLLTARVLGQPPKPEPASLSAWSRDGGTLQIDGLNVDWGPLKLAMNGTLALDAALQPQAALTAEVRGYQAVLDALQGMFRPKELAMARTMLGLLARPTGPNGEPVLTAPVTLQNRGLFLGPLKVAALPAVVW; from the coding sequence ATGCGCGTTCGGAAGATCTTGGGCTTCGCCGTTCTCGCCCTGGCCCTGCTCGCCGGCGCCTACTCGGTGTGGTGGTGGCAGGCCGCAGCGGCGGTGGAGCGCGGCGTGCTTGCCTGGATGGACGAGCAGCGGACGGCGGGCACCGTGGTGGCCCATGGCGGGCTGAGTGTCGGCGGCTATCCCTTCACCATCCGCGCCGCGCTGGAGGCGCCGCACCTCGCCACCCGCGACGTGGAATGGCGGGGCGCCCGGTTGGTGGCGGAGGCGCCGCCCTGGAACCACACGCGCATCGCCCTGTCGCTGCCCGGCGAGCAGCGGGTGACGGTGGTGCAGCCCAGCCAGCCGCCCTTCACACTCATCGCCCGCGACGGCGGCCGGGGTCATGTCGGCCTCACCCTGACCGGCCAGCCGGTCGAGGCGCGGCTCGCCTTCACCAACCTCGTGGCGCAGCCCGAGGCCCTGCCCGTTCCCATCGCCGCCCTGGACCTGACCGCCAGCCAGCCCGCCGCACCACCGGCCAGCCACAGCGACACCGGCCTGTCCGTCACGCTGGAAGCCCGCGGCGCCACCCTGCCCGAGGGCGCGCCGGACTCGCTGGGCCGCGAGGTTCAGCGGCTCCTGCTGACCGCGCGCGTCCTCGGCCAGCCACCGAAGCCGGAGCCGGCCAGCCTGTCGGCCTGGAGCCGCGACGGCGGCACGCTCCAGATCGACGGGCTGAATGTGGATTGGGGACCGCTGAAGCTGGCGATGAACGGGACGCTGGCGCTGGATGCCGCCTTGCAGCCGCAGGCCGCGCTGACGGCGGAGGTGCGCGGTTATCAGGCGGTGCTGGACGCGCTCCAGGGGATGTTCCGGCCCAAGGAGCTGGCGATGGCCCGCACCATGCTGGGCCTGCTGGCCCGCCCCACCGGGCCGAACGGCGAGCCGGTGCTGACCGCCCCGGTCACCCTGCAGAACCGCGGGCTGTTCCTCGGTCCGCTGAAGGTCGCGGCGCTGCCGGCGGTGGTCTGGTAG
- a CDS encoding gamma-glutamylcyclotransferase gives MLLDTQSPVAELPVIAPAQRTASSASSWSADIAVTPGADLWVFAYGSLMWNPEFPFLERHPAVLGGYHRRFCVSSHRYRGTPERPGLVLGLDRGGSCRGIVFRVAAERVPETLDCLWDREMLNRVYRPKLLPVRPRDGGAPVIACTFVVDRRHRQYCGCMDETAMAERIACCRGERGPNLDYLANTVAHLEAIGIHDRGLCSLLTAVRARIG, from the coding sequence ATGCTGCTCGATACGCAATCGCCTGTTGCCGAGCTTCCGGTCATCGCACCGGCGCAGCGCACGGCATCATCCGCCTCTTCCTGGTCTGCCGACATCGCCGTGACGCCCGGCGCCGACCTCTGGGTCTTCGCCTACGGCTCGCTGATGTGGAACCCGGAGTTCCCCTTTCTGGAGCGCCATCCGGCGGTGCTGGGCGGCTACCACCGCCGCTTCTGCGTCTCCTCCCACCGCTACCGCGGCACGCCGGAGCGGCCGGGGCTGGTGCTGGGTCTGGACCGCGGCGGCTCCTGCCGGGGAATCGTCTTCCGCGTGGCGGCGGAGCGGGTGCCGGAGACGCTGGACTGTCTGTGGGACCGGGAGATGCTGAACCGCGTCTACCGGCCGAAGCTGCTGCCGGTGCGCCCGCGCGACGGCGGGGCGCCGGTCATCGCCTGCACCTTCGTCGTGGACCGCCGCCATCGGCAGTATTGCGGCTGCATGGACGAGACCGCCATGGCCGAGCGCATCGCCTGCTGCCGGGGCGAGCGCGGTCCGAACCTGGACTACCTCGCCAACACGGTCGCCCATCTGGAGGCCATCGGCATCCACGACCGCGGGCTGTGCAGCCTGCTGACCGCGGTGCGCGCGCGGATCGGCTGA
- a CDS encoding NAD-dependent epimerase/dehydratase family protein codes for MGITLVTGGSGFIGGHLVAALAARGERVRILDRQEPPHDRPTGVEFHRGSILDAAAVARALEGAVRVYHLAAVATLWDRDPTVFDRVNRQGTMAVLDAAARTPGLRRFLHCSTEAVMIGHPPPRRPPQRLDESADPGPEALAGAYCRSKYLAEKDALAAAAQGLPVVVVNPTAPIGPGDRLPTPPNAMLRLFRRGGPRLILDCVLNLVDVRDVAQGMILATEGGRIGERYILGGTDIGLSDLAQRIDRLCGRPPLRRYPVPPAVALGAARVEEWLSDHVTRRPPTAPVTGVRLALGGGGFDSGKAMRELGYTVRPLDASLRAALA; via the coding sequence ATGGGCATCACCCTCGTCACCGGGGGCAGCGGCTTCATCGGCGGGCATCTGGTGGCGGCGCTGGCCGCGCGGGGCGAGCGGGTGCGCATCCTCGACCGGCAGGAGCCGCCGCATGATCGGCCGACCGGTGTGGAGTTTCACCGCGGCTCCATCCTCGATGCGGCGGCCGTCGCCCGCGCGCTGGAGGGGGCGGTGCGGGTTTATCACCTCGCCGCCGTGGCAACCTTGTGGGACCGCGACCCGACCGTCTTCGACCGGGTGAACCGGCAAGGGACAATGGCGGTTCTGGACGCGGCGGCACGGACGCCGGGCTTGAGGCGCTTTCTCCATTGCTCGACGGAAGCCGTGATGATCGGCCACCCGCCGCCCCGCCGGCCGCCCCAACGGCTGGACGAGAGCGCCGATCCGGGGCCGGAGGCGCTGGCCGGTGCCTACTGCCGGTCCAAGTATCTTGCGGAAAAGGACGCGCTGGCCGCCGCGGCGCAGGGGCTGCCGGTGGTGGTGGTCAACCCCACGGCGCCCATCGGCCCCGGCGATCGGCTGCCCACGCCGCCAAACGCCATGCTGCGCCTGTTCCGGCGCGGCGGGCCGCGGCTGATCCTGGATTGCGTGCTGAACCTCGTGGACGTGCGTGACGTGGCGCAGGGGATGATCCTGGCCACGGAAGGAGGACGAATCGGGGAGCGCTACATCCTGGGCGGCACGGACATCGGGCTGAGCGATCTGGCGCAGCGGATCGACCGGCTTTGCGGGCGCCCGCCGCTCCGTCGCTACCCCGTGCCGCCCGCCGTGGCGCTGGGGGCCGCGCGGGTGGAGGAATGGCTGTCCGACCATGTGACCCGCCGCCCACCCACCGCGCCGGTCACCGGAGTCCGGCTGGCGCTGGGCGGCGGCGGGTTCGACAGCGGCAAGGCGATGCGGGAGCTGGGCTACACGGTCCGGCCGCTGGACGCGAGCTTGAGGGCGGCGTTGGCGTGA
- a CDS encoding ABC transporter substrate-binding protein, with product MRAALALAVLAAGLLPVPAVAQQAPGTTPGARATVARLNEAILSLMREAAGREPARARLQRFLPVMLDTFDLEAALRVAAAPYFDQSAEPEKRQALDAFARRSAAQYVDRFDSYDGQRLEIVGERPAPRGMLLVDTDLVRAGKTPVRLSYLLRPEGDRWRILDVLAKGTVSQLATQRSEFQNTLRGGGLAALTRDLNSNADRILGGA from the coding sequence ATGCGCGCCGCGCTCGCGCTGGCCGTCCTGGCGGCTGGCCTGCTGCCGGTCCCCGCCGTGGCGCAGCAAGCCCCCGGCACCACGCCGGGCGCCCGCGCCACGGTGGCGCGGCTGAACGAGGCCATCCTGTCCCTGATGCGGGAGGCCGCGGGACGGGAGCCGGCGCGGGCGCGCCTTCAGCGCTTCCTGCCGGTGATGCTCGACACCTTCGATCTGGAAGCGGCGCTCCGCGTCGCCGCCGCTCCCTATTTCGACCAGTCGGCGGAGCCGGAAAAGCGGCAGGCGCTGGACGCCTTCGCCCGGCGCAGCGCCGCCCAGTATGTGGACCGCTTCGACAGCTACGACGGGCAACGGCTCGAGATCGTCGGCGAGCGGCCCGCCCCGCGCGGGATGCTGCTGGTCGACACCGATCTGGTGCGCGCCGGCAAGACGCCGGTGCGGTTGAGCTACCTGCTGCGGCCGGAGGGCGACCGCTGGCGCATCCTCGACGTGCTGGCGAAGGGCACGGTCAGCCAGCTCGCCACGCAGCGCTCGGAGTTCCAGAACACGCTGCGCGGCGGCGGGCTGGCCGCCCTGACGCGCGATCTCAACAGCAACGCCGACCGCATCCTCGGCGGGGCCTAG
- a CDS encoding sulfotransferase family protein, with translation MPIPDHPLYGCDAITLLTVLTRNGGPRGRGWPTALAALASALGRAPFSLAEAGWVAARRRKSAGLPPPVFILGHWRSGTTHLYNVLSRDPQFGIIDPFAVGLPWDMLGLGSVLRPLLARALPERRYIDNVPVKADSPQEDEIALANMSPVSFYHGLYFPERFDENLRRGLYFDGCTAAERDAWKRRFLYFLEKVSIAQGGRCILLKNPVYSARVAMMREIWPDARFIHIHRDPRAVFVSTVGFYRTLLARLALQPHEHIDVERVVLDHYPRIMQALLDDTADLPANRFAEVPFERFERAPLEEVERLYQTLELPGYAAARPNFEAYLGAVSDYAKNRHRLSDEGRERVDREWAPFVARWGAGVA, from the coding sequence ATGCCGATCCCGGACCATCCGCTGTATGGCTGCGACGCCATCACCCTGCTGACCGTGCTGACGCGCAACGGCGGGCCGCGGGGGCGCGGCTGGCCGACGGCACTGGCGGCGCTGGCTTCGGCCCTTGGCCGCGCGCCCTTCTCCCTGGCGGAGGCTGGGTGGGTGGCGGCGCGGCGCCGGAAGTCCGCAGGTTTGCCTCCGCCGGTCTTCATCCTGGGCCATTGGCGCAGCGGCACCACCCACCTCTACAACGTGCTGAGCCGCGACCCGCAATTCGGCATCATCGACCCCTTCGCGGTCGGGCTGCCCTGGGACATGCTGGGGCTGGGCTCGGTCCTGCGGCCGCTGCTGGCCCGCGCCCTGCCCGAGCGGCGCTACATCGACAACGTGCCGGTCAAGGCCGACAGCCCGCAGGAGGACGAGATCGCGCTGGCGAACATGTCGCCGGTCTCCTTCTACCACGGGCTCTACTTTCCGGAGCGGTTCGACGAGAACCTGCGGCGCGGCCTCTATTTCGACGGCTGCACGGCGGCGGAGCGGGACGCCTGGAAGCGCCGCTTTCTCTATTTCCTGGAGAAGGTGTCGATCGCCCAGGGCGGGCGCTGCATCCTGCTGAAGAACCCGGTCTACAGCGCGCGGGTTGCCATGATGCGGGAGATCTGGCCCGACGCGCGCTTCATCCACATCCACCGCGACCCGCGGGCAGTGTTCGTGTCGACGGTCGGCTTCTACCGCACGCTGCTGGCACGGCTGGCGCTTCAGCCGCATGAACACATCGACGTGGAGCGGGTGGTTCTGGACCATTACCCGCGCATCATGCAGGCGCTGCTCGATGACACGGCCGACCTGCCGGCGAACCGCTTCGCCGAGGTGCCGTTTGAACGGTTCGAGCGCGCGCCGCTGGAGGAGGTGGAGCGGCTTTACCAGACGCTGGAGTTGCCGGGTTACGCGGCGGCGCGGCCGAATTTCGAGGCGTATCTGGGGGCTGTGAGCGATTACGCGAAGAACCGCCACCGCCTGTCGGACGAAGGGCGGGAGCGTGTGGACCGCGAGTGGGCGCCCTTCGTCGCGCGCTGGGGGGCCGGTGTGGCGTGA
- a CDS encoding MMPL family transporter produces the protein MADLGRSMIGGLGALSCRRPRVTLAVGVLLSVLAGWYSAENLTMSTSTADMISPDTAFRQHTEEYRQAFPFADDQIVVVVDSPSPDQSDAAAVRLAERMSARSEVLSAVEVPSADPYFRQYGLLFLDTEKLQDLATRLAGAQAALGALNAAPNLQGLADLLDLILTHADEGAPATPANLLDRLAVSTATVADGRPVPLSWTGLVQAAEEEDRAANRRFVLARPILDNSSFGRGRPAVTAVHEAIGAVMAEPVGQGVEMRVTGAVPLRQTELDTVANSAGLATILSFILVSAVLIAGMRSGRLIACIMVVLLLGLTLSAGAAALTVGRLNLISVTCAVMFFGLGDDYGGHLGLRYQEELRRGLPPLAAAIEAVRAVGPALVLSTLCAIIGFLSFVPTAYLGLAEFGIISAVGMVVALLISLTLLPALIVLLRPGPGVPAPEREDRGFAGWVTRHHRAILALAGASAVLSMAALPLVRLDVNPLNLQDERTEAVATYRDLATTPRTSPYSVNILTPDLAAAQALADRLRPLPETGGVRTFASFIPKDQEAKLPILADMSLLVGPSLAAPATPAALDQGGLERAFAMLKTVLGGYRTDKGDGPPELRAAVQRFDGALARIQPGQLATLDAALTGGVPPLLDRLREGMAVEQPVTAADVPDILKARWIAADGRARVEVLPTHDISDSREMADFADAVLAVAPNATGAPVTVTEAARVVGSSFLEATALTLVLMVLLLVAVQRSVTGMVLILAPLVLAALWTMATAGLLDIPFNFANVIVIPLLFALGVSSSIHMVSRGQDLVREGASDSAFGIELLVTSTPRAVLVSTLTTSTAFATLALSNHRGLSSMGVLLAVSITYTVISSLVVLPALMILWHRWRLRRRPAVPAR, from the coding sequence ATGGCGGACCTCGGCCGCAGCATGATCGGGGGCTTGGGCGCCCTGTCCTGCCGAAGGCCGCGGGTGACGTTGGCGGTCGGGGTCCTGTTGTCCGTCCTGGCCGGCTGGTATTCCGCCGAAAACCTGACGATGAGCACCAGCACGGCGGACATGATCTCGCCGGACACCGCCTTCCGCCAGCACACGGAGGAATACCGGCAGGCCTTTCCCTTCGCCGACGACCAGATTGTCGTGGTGGTGGACAGCCCGTCCCCCGATCAGTCGGACGCCGCCGCCGTACGTCTGGCGGAGCGCATGTCCGCCCGCAGCGAGGTGCTGTCGGCGGTGGAGGTGCCGTCCGCCGATCCGTACTTCCGCCAGTATGGCCTGCTCTTTCTCGACACGGAAAAATTGCAGGATCTGGCCACCCGTCTGGCCGGGGCGCAGGCGGCGCTGGGCGCGCTGAACGCCGCTCCCAACCTTCAGGGTCTGGCCGACCTGCTGGACCTGATCCTGACCCACGCGGACGAAGGGGCGCCGGCCACCCCCGCCAATCTTCTCGATCGGCTGGCGGTCAGCACGGCGACGGTGGCGGACGGTCGCCCCGTGCCGCTGTCCTGGACCGGGCTGGTGCAGGCCGCGGAAGAAGAGGACCGGGCAGCCAACCGCCGCTTCGTCCTGGCCCGGCCCATCCTCGACAACAGCTCCTTCGGGCGCGGGCGTCCCGCGGTCACCGCGGTGCACGAGGCCATCGGCGCGGTGATGGCGGAGCCGGTCGGGCAAGGGGTCGAGATGCGGGTCACCGGCGCCGTGCCGCTGCGCCAGACGGAGTTGGACACGGTCGCCAACAGCGCCGGTCTCGCCACCATCCTGTCCTTCATCCTGGTTTCGGCGGTGCTGATCGCCGGGATGCGGTCGGGGCGGCTGATCGCCTGCATCATGGTGGTCCTGCTGCTGGGCCTGACGCTGAGCGCCGGGGCGGCGGCATTGACCGTGGGGCGGCTGAACCTGATCTCCGTCACCTGCGCGGTGATGTTCTTCGGGTTGGGCGACGATTACGGCGGGCATCTCGGCCTGCGCTACCAGGAGGAGCTGCGCCGCGGCCTGCCGCCGCTGGCCGCCGCCATCGAGGCGGTGCGGGCGGTCGGGCCGGCGCTGGTCCTCAGTACCCTGTGCGCCATCATCGGCTTCCTGTCCTTCGTGCCGACCGCCTATCTGGGACTGGCGGAGTTCGGCATCATCTCCGCCGTCGGCATGGTGGTGGCGCTGCTCATCAGCCTGACCCTTCTGCCCGCACTGATCGTCCTGCTGCGCCCCGGCCCCGGTGTCCCAGCGCCGGAGCGCGAGGACCGCGGCTTCGCCGGCTGGGTCACCCGCCACCACCGCGCGATCCTCGCCCTGGCCGGGGCAAGCGCCGTTCTGTCCATGGCGGCGCTGCCGCTGGTGCGGCTGGACGTCAACCCGCTGAACCTGCAGGACGAGCGGACGGAGGCCGTCGCCACCTACCGCGATCTCGCCACCACCCCGCGCACCTCACCCTATTCCGTCAACATCCTGACGCCGGACCTCGCGGCGGCGCAGGCGCTGGCCGACCGGCTGCGCCCCCTGCCGGAGACGGGCGGCGTGCGCACCTTCGCCAGCTTCATCCCCAAGGACCAGGAGGCCAAGCTGCCGATCCTGGCGGACATGTCGCTGCTGGTCGGCCCCAGCCTCGCCGCACCCGCCACCCCGGCGGCGCTGGACCAAGGTGGGCTGGAGCGCGCCTTCGCCATGCTGAAGACGGTGCTGGGCGGCTATCGGACGGACAAGGGCGACGGACCGCCCGAGTTGCGCGCCGCCGTGCAGCGCTTTGACGGCGCGCTGGCCCGCATCCAGCCGGGGCAGCTCGCCACGCTCGACGCCGCGCTGACCGGGGGCGTGCCGCCGCTGCTCGACCGGCTGCGCGAGGGCATGGCGGTGGAGCAGCCGGTGACGGCCGCCGATGTGCCGGACATCCTGAAGGCCCGCTGGATCGCCGCGGACGGACGCGCCCGCGTCGAGGTGCTGCCCACCCACGACATCTCCGACAGCCGCGAAATGGCCGATTTCGCCGACGCGGTGCTGGCCGTGGCGCCCAACGCCACCGGCGCCCCGGTCACGGTGACGGAGGCGGCCAGGGTCGTCGGCTCCTCCTTTCTGGAGGCGACGGCGCTGACGCTGGTGCTGATGGTGCTTCTGCTGGTCGCCGTTCAGCGCTCGGTGACCGGGATGGTGCTGATCCTGGCGCCGCTGGTCCTGGCCGCCCTGTGGACCATGGCAACGGCCGGGCTGCTGGACATCCCCTTCAACTTCGCCAACGTCATCGTCATCCCGCTTCTGTTCGCGCTCGGCGTGTCGAGCAGCATCCACATGGTTTCGCGCGGGCAGGATCTGGTACGGGAAGGGGCGTCGGACAGCGCCTTCGGCATCGAGCTTCTGGTGACCAGCACGCCGCGCGCCGTCCTGGTCAGCACGCTGACCACCAGCACCGCCTTCGCCACGCTGGCGCTGTCCAATCACCGCGGGCTGTCCAGCATGGGGGTGCTGCTGGCGGTGTCGATCACCTACACGGTCATCTCGTCGCTGGTGGTTCTGCCGGCGCTGATGATCCTGTGGCACCGCTGGCGGCTGCGTCGCAGACCAGCAGTCCCGGCGCGGTGA